A stretch of Actinomycetota bacterium DNA encodes these proteins:
- a CDS encoding 4Fe-4S dicluster domain-containing protein: MAKAMLIDVTKCTACRACQVACKQWNQLPAEKTTCQGTYENPPELSPKTWTKLKFKEISENGEVKWLFRKMQCMHCTDATCVKVCPTGAAHQTELGVVVIDEDKCTGCKYCVQNCPFEIPQYDTDTNTVKKCRMCYDRVSNGLTPACAKTCPPGAIQFGEREEMVSLGRERVSALKADGNLDAYLYGETELDGLGVMYVLAEKAKTYDLPEEPKVPLSAVLWQDILKPLGPILGGAAVAAFALSFLLNIGYKPEQETEGGEE; encoded by the coding sequence ATGGCAAAGGCGATGCTCATAGACGTCACAAAGTGCACTGCCTGTCGCGCTTGCCAGGTAGCTTGCAAGCAGTGGAATCAGCTTCCCGCGGAGAAGACCACTTGTCAGGGGACCTATGAAAATCCACCCGAACTTTCACCCAAAACTTGGACAAAGCTCAAATTCAAGGAGATCAGTGAGAACGGGGAAGTAAAATGGCTATTTAGAAAGATGCAATGCATGCATTGTACCGACGCCACCTGCGTTAAAGTATGTCCCACGGGGGCGGCACACCAGACCGAGCTCGGAGTGGTGGTCATCGATGAGGATAAGTGCACCGGTTGCAAGTATTGTGTACAGAACTGCCCATTTGAGATTCCTCAATATGACACGGATACGAACACCGTCAAGAAGTGTAGGATGTGCTATGACCGGGTGTCAAATGGCCTTACCCCCGCTTGTGCCAAGACCTGTCCCCCTGGAGCCATTCAATTCGGTGAGAGGGAGGAAATGGTCTCCCTGGGCCGGGAGAGAGTGAGCGCTCTCAAAGCGGACGGCAATCTCGATGCATATCTTTACGGGGAAACTGAGTTGGATGGATTGGGTGTGATGTATGTCCTAGCTGAAAAAGCGAAAACCTATGATCTTCCGGAGGAGCCCAAGGTTCCACTCTCTGCGGTCTTATGGCAGGACATCCTCAAACCACTGGGTCCGATCTTAGGTGGAGCAGCCGTTGCTGCGTTCGCACTTAGTTTTCTACTCAACATAGGATATAAACCCGAACAAGAGACTGAGGGGGGTGAGGAGTAG